In a genomic window of Streptococcus oralis subsp. tigurinus:
- a CDS encoding aminopeptidase yields MVLPNFKENLEKYAKLLVANGINVQPGHTLALSIDVEQRELAHLIVKEAYALGAHEVIVQWTDDVINREKFLHAPIERLDNVPEYKIAEMNYLLENKASRLGVRSSDPGALNGVDADKLSASAKAMGLAMKPMRIATQSNKVSWTVAAAAGLEWAKKVFPNAASDEEAVDFLWDQIFKTCRVYEEDPVKAWEEHAAILKSKAQMLNKEQFSALHYTAPGTDLTLGLPKNHVWESAGAVNAQGEGFLPNMPTEEVFTAPDFRRADGYVTSTKPLSYNGNIIEGIKVTFKDGQIVDVTAEKGDQVMKDLVFENAGARALGECALVPDPSPISQSGITFFNTLFDENASNHLAIGAAYATSVVGGAEMSEEELEAAGLNRSDVHVDFMIGSNQMDIDGIREDGTRVPLFRNGDWAN; encoded by the coding sequence ATGGTTTTACCAAATTTTAAAGAAAATCTAGAAAAATATGCGAAATTGTTGGTTGCGAATGGAATCAACGTGCAACCTGGTCACACCTTGGCTCTCTCTATCGATGTGGAGCAACGTGAATTGGCGCATTTGATCGTTAAAGAAGCCTATGCCTTGGGTGCGCATGAGGTCATCGTTCAGTGGACAGATGATGTCATCAACCGTGAGAAATTCCTCCACGCTCCGATAGAGCGCCTGGACAATGTGCCAGAATACAAGATTGCTGAGATGAACTATCTCTTGGAGAACAAGGCTAGCCGTCTTGGGGTTCGTTCTTCTGATCCAGGTGCCTTGAACGGTGTGGACGCTGACAAGCTTTCAGCTTCTGCTAAAGCTATGGGACTTGCCATGAAGCCAATGCGTATCGCAACGCAATCCAACAAGGTTAGCTGGACTGTAGCAGCCGCTGCTGGACTTGAGTGGGCTAAGAAAGTCTTTCCAAATGCTGCGAGCGATGAAGAAGCAGTCGATTTCCTTTGGGATCAAATCTTCAAAACTTGCCGTGTCTACGAAGAAGATCCCGTTAAGGCTTGGGAAGAACATGCAGCTATCTTGAAGAGCAAGGCTCAAATGCTGAACAAAGAGCAATTCTCAGCCCTTCACTACACAGCGCCAGGGACAGATTTGACACTTGGTTTGCCAAAGAACCACGTTTGGGAATCAGCTGGTGCTGTCAATGCTCAAGGCGAAGGTTTCTTGCCAAATATGCCGACAGAGGAAGTTTTCACAGCGCCTGACTTCCGTCGCGCGGATGGTTATGTCACTTCTACAAAACCACTTAGCTATAACGGAAATATCATTGAAGGGATTAAAGTAACCTTCAAGGATGGTCAGATTGTTGATGTTACAGCTGAAAAAGGCGATCAAGTCATGAAAGATCTTGTCTTTGAAAATGCTGGTGCGCGTGCCTTGGGCGAATGTGCCTTGGTACCAGATCCAAGCCCAATTTCTCAGTCAGGGATTACCTTCTTTAATACCCTTTTCGATGAAAATGCTTCAAACCACTTGGCTATCGGAGCAGCCTATGCGACCAGCGTTGTTGGTGGAGCAGAGATGAGCGAAGAAGAACTTGAAGCTGCAGGACTGAACCGTTCAGATGTTCACGTGGACTTTATGATTGGTTCGAATCAAATGGATATAGACGGTATCCGTGAGGATGGAACGCGCGTACCGCTCTTTCGTAATGGAGACTGGGCAAATTAA